One stretch of Candidatus Omnitrophota bacterium DNA includes these proteins:
- a CDS encoding competence/damage-inducible protein A has protein sequence MRAEIISIGTELLLGHILNTNAAYLSRKLAELGIDLYYQTTVGDNPERLIQTIRKAIARSDIVILTGGLGPTIDDVTMESVARLTDRPLVLNKIVLKDIERYFKARGFKPPSGNDRQARVPQGAKCLHNKFGTAPALIVEHLGKVIVCLPGPPREMEPLFEDGVTQYFRKKFRSEEIIRTRTIKTIGLPESRVNAIVKDLLKLPPPTTVGIYAKLREVHLVVMAKAESDARARKAIAAVEKKILSRLKNCIFGYDDDTLESIVIKSLIEKKLTISVAESCTGGLLSKRFTDISGSSGCFVAGIVSYSNESKEKLLGLPKELINKYGAVSGQVCGRMAFGVRHIVRTDIGVGITGIAGPTGGSLRKPVGLVYISLATNEKLIVKEFRFNGSRQDIRWQASQAALDMIRLNI, from the coding sequence ATGAGAGCTGAAATTATTTCCATTGGCACCGAGTTACTGCTCGGGCATATCCTCAATACTAATGCCGCATACCTTTCCAGAAAGCTCGCCGAGCTGGGCATTGATCTCTATTATCAGACGACTGTAGGTGATAATCCTGAGCGGCTTATCCAGACCATTAGAAAAGCTATCGCAAGAAGCGATATCGTAATACTCACCGGCGGGCTCGGTCCGACCATAGACGATGTTACGATGGAGTCTGTCGCACGATTGACAGATAGGCCTCTTGTTCTAAATAAGATCGTATTAAAAGATATCGAGAGGTATTTTAAGGCGCGAGGTTTTAAACCACCTTCTGGTAATGATAGGCAAGCGAGAGTTCCGCAAGGAGCAAAGTGCCTGCATAACAAGTTCGGAACGGCTCCAGCGCTTATAGTAGAACATTTGGGTAAGGTTATAGTATGCCTGCCCGGGCCCCCGAGAGAGATGGAACCACTCTTTGAAGATGGGGTGACGCAGTATTTTAGAAAGAAGTTCAGATCCGAAGAGATAATCAGGACCAGGACCATAAAGACCATCGGCCTTCCGGAGTCGCGGGTCAATGCAATCGTTAAGGATTTGTTGAAGTTGCCTCCGCCTACAACGGTGGGAATTTACGCGAAGCTTCGGGAGGTGCATTTAGTGGTTATGGCGAAGGCCGAAAGCGATGCGCGCGCTCGGAAAGCTATTGCTGCGGTGGAAAAGAAGATCTTGTCCCGCCTGAAGAATTGTATATTCGGATACGATGATGATACGCTAGAAAGCATCGTGATTAAGAGCCTTATAGAGAAGAAGCTCACGATTTCCGTAGCGGAGTCCTGCACCGGCGGGCTTCTCTCGAAGCGCTTTACCGATATAAGCGGCAGTTCCGGTTGTTTCGTGGCCGGCATCGTTTCGTATTCAAATGAGTCAAAGGAAAAATTACTGGGATTGCCTAAAGAATTGATAAATAAATACGGAGCTGTATCAGGACAGGTTTGCGGGCGAATGGCTTTCGGAGTAAGGCATATTGTCCGTACGGACATAGGAGTCGGTATTACAGGTATAGCGGGTCCAACGGGCGGATCCTTGCGCAAACCGGTCGGACTGGTGTATATCTCTTTGGCGACAAATGAGAAGCTTATCGTTAAAGAGTTCAGATTCAATGGCTCGCGCCAGGATATCAGATGGCAGGCTTCGCAGGCTGCCCTGGACATGATAAGGCTCAACATTTAG
- a CDS encoding regulatory protein RecX, whose protein sequence is MEQDKKLQSARNNAYCLLRSRPRSESEMRGRLKLKRYDESTIDAVIESLKKAAEIDDVRFADFWVESRMHVNPVGDVVLRRELKEKGVPGPIIEAALEKKSQNYDDYAVALNMAGERFKRLVKLDRRKALKRLYDYLLRRGFNYDIVKRVIDAVMNENG, encoded by the coding sequence TTGGAACAGGATAAGAAGTTACAATCGGCTAGAAATAACGCTTATTGCCTGCTGCGCTCAAGGCCAAGGTCCGAGTCTGAGATGCGCGGCAGGCTCAAGCTTAAGCGGTATGATGAGTCGACCATAGATGCCGTTATCGAGAGCCTGAAGAAGGCCGCCGAGATAGATGATGTAAGGTTCGCCGATTTCTGGGTAGAGTCCAGGATGCATGTCAACCCCGTCGGTGATGTGGTTTTGAGGCGTGAACTTAAAGAGAAGGGCGTGCCTGGGCCGATAATCGAAGCCGCACTGGAGAAGAAGTCGCAGAATTATGACGATTATGCCGTGGCCCTTAATATGGCCGGCGAACGTTTTAAGCGTCTCGTAAAGCTGGATAGAAGAAAAGCCCTGAAACGCCTGTATGATTATCTCTTAAGGCGGGGATTCAATTACGATATCGTGAAGAGAGTGATAGACGCGGTGATGAATGAAAACGGATGA
- the pgsA gene encoding CDP-diacylglycerol--glycerol-3-phosphate 3-phosphatidyltransferase, with protein MNLPNKLTMMRIVLAFIFIIFLFTPGLTAKILALAAFLLASGTDLLDGYLAKKNNQITDFGRLMDPIADKILILSAFLAFVQMQLVPAWMVVIIIFREIAVSGLRALAMAKGKVIAADRGGKHKTACQVFAIFVILLLIIFREAPSASLSFWSKSAENIYKDAIFALMLITVTLTLISGVSYLLKNREVYSNAKES; from the coding sequence ATGAACCTTCCTAATAAGTTGACGATGATGAGGATAGTGCTTGCGTTTATATTCATAATATTCTTATTTACGCCGGGGTTGACCGCCAAGATATTAGCGCTCGCGGCGTTTCTTTTGGCTTCCGGCACGGATCTCCTCGACGGGTATCTAGCGAAAAAGAATAACCAGATAACAGATTTTGGCCGACTGATGGATCCGATAGCCGATAAGATACTGATACTATCCGCATTCCTTGCTTTCGTGCAGATGCAGCTCGTACCTGCCTGGATGGTGGTAATCATAATATTCAGAGAGATCGCTGTCAGCGGCTTAAGGGCCCTGGCTATGGCCAAAGGTAAAGTGATAGCAGCAGACCGGGGCGGGAAACACAAGACAGCCTGCCAGGTCTTCGCTATATTCGTCATACTGCTTTTGATAATATTCAGGGAAGCGCCGTCGGCGTCTTTAAGTTTCTGGTCCAAAAGCGCGGAGAACATTTATAAGGACGCGATATTCGCGCTGATGCTTATTACGGTGACATTGACGCTGATAAGCGGCGTATCATATCTTTTGAAAAACAGGGAGGTCTACTCAAATGCGAAAGAAAGTTGA
- the hisD gene encoding histidinol dehydrogenase has protein sequence MKVVRVGSKQFQKLCDRGLGRNKRIAESVRNIIENVRLSGDDAVLKYTRKFDHVKLNIKDLKVSECEMSGAYQDIKPEFVSTLKVVMENINKFYKKQLKRSWKIKDADGVLLGENITPLETVGVYVPSGTVPLVSSVYMTVIPAKMAGVKKIILVTPPNEHRSVDPHILVVADLLKVDAIYKVGGAQAIASLAFGTKTIPRVDKIVGPGNAYVTEAKRQVFGYCGIDMLAGPTEVAIIANQMSSVNFIKADLDAQAEHFMGMSILITSSKRLVKIFKKEDINGYIIMVKNMDEAADVANKLAAEHLQILTNDPKRIAKKIMHAGAIFLGPYTPVAVGDYVAGPSHVLPTGGSARFFSGLGVSDFCKSSHILSFTKKALEKIRDPLEKVAGIEKLDKHLDSIKVRFE, from the coding sequence ATGAAAGTTGTGAGAGTGGGCAGCAAGCAATTCCAAAAACTGTGCGACAGGGGACTGGGACGGAATAAGCGCATCGCGGAAAGCGTAAGAAATATAATAGAGAACGTAAGGCTGTCCGGCGATGATGCCGTTCTGAAATATACCAGGAAGTTCGACCATGTGAAACTTAACATCAAGGACCTTAAAGTCTCAGAGTGCGAAATGTCCGGGGCCTACCAGGACATAAAGCCGGAATTTGTATCCACGCTCAAAGTCGTGATGGAAAACATCAATAAGTTCTATAAGAAACAGCTGAAGAGATCATGGAAGATAAAAGACGCGGACGGGGTATTATTAGGTGAAAATATTACGCCGCTTGAGACCGTAGGAGTTTATGTGCCGAGCGGCACGGTGCCGCTCGTATCCAGCGTCTATATGACAGTGATACCGGCAAAGATGGCGGGCGTAAAGAAGATAATCCTCGTCACTCCTCCGAACGAGCATAGATCTGTCGATCCGCATATACTTGTTGTGGCCGACCTCTTGAAAGTCGACGCTATCTACAAAGTCGGAGGCGCCCAGGCGATTGCGTCCCTTGCCTTTGGGACGAAGACGATACCAAGGGTCGATAAGATAGTCGGGCCCGGGAACGCGTATGTCACGGAAGCCAAACGCCAAGTATTCGGTTACTGCGGCATAGATATGTTAGCCGGCCCGACAGAGGTCGCGATAATAGCGAACCAGATGTCGAGCGTGAATTTCATAAAGGCGGACCTCGATGCCCAGGCCGAGCATTTCATGGGAATGTCGATATTGATAACGAGCTCAAAGAGGCTGGTGAAGATATTCAAGAAAGAGGATATAAACGGTTACATTATTATGGTAAAGAATATGGATGAGGCGGCGGATGTAGCCAATAAGCTGGCGGCCGAACATCTGCAAATACTGACGAATGATCCCAAAAGGATAGCTAAAAAGATAATGCATGCGGGGGCGATATTCCTCGGTCCCTATACTCCGGTAGCTGTGGGAGACTATGTGGCCGGCCCCAGCCACGTCCTGCCTACGGGCGGAAGCGCGAGGTTCTTCTCGGGCCTTGGCGTTTCGGACTTCTGCAAAAGTTCACATATACTCTCATTCACCAAGAAAGCGCTTGAAAAGATCCGCGACCCTCTGGAGAAAGTGGCGGGGATCGAAAAGCTTGATAAACATCTGGACTCGATCAAAGTAAGATTCGAATAG
- the thpR gene encoding RNA 2',3'-cyclic phosphodiesterase translates to MRAFIAIEISDEIKDALARIESHLKYAGADVKWVNPKIIHLTLKFMGEINDNKCEVVKSALDAIAKSAKSFEVTVKDVGTFPNSARPRVIWLGLDKGASESVELAKRIEESLSKIGFPAENRPFSPHLTIGRVRSSLNIEKLKEKISSASLEIQPGGTISQKVTSIILFQSTLTPQGPIYTKLHEAPLEA, encoded by the coding sequence ATGCGCGCTTTTATAGCGATCGAAATATCGGATGAGATTAAAGATGCGCTTGCCCGGATAGAATCCCACCTTAAATATGCCGGCGCAGACGTCAAATGGGTCAATCCGAAGATCATCCATCTCACTTTAAAATTCATGGGCGAGATTAACGATAATAAATGTGAGGTCGTAAAGTCCGCGTTGGATGCTATTGCAAAAAGCGCGAAGTCCTTTGAGGTGACAGTAAAAGATGTCGGAACTTTTCCGAATAGCGCTCGTCCGCGGGTTATCTGGTTAGGCCTCGACAAGGGGGCTTCCGAATCGGTTGAGCTCGCAAAGCGTATAGAGGAGTCGCTATCTAAAATAGGATTTCCCGCAGAGAATAGGCCCTTCAGCCCTCATCTGACAATAGGCCGTGTCCGCTCATCGCTCAATATCGAAAAGCTTAAAGAGAAGATATCCTCAGCATCATTAGAGATCCAGCCCGGCGGTACCATTTCACAAAAAGTCACTTCCATAATCCTCTTCCAGAGCACCCTCACTCCTCAGGGCCCCATCTACACCAAGCTCCACGAAGCTCCGCTCGAAGCGTAG
- the hisA gene encoding 1-(5-phosphoribosyl)-5-[(5-phosphoribosylamino)methylideneamino]imidazole-4-carboxamide isomerase, producing the protein MIVIPAIDIKGGKVVRLSQGEFSRQTTYSDSPLEMARKWESFGVEMIHIVDLDGALEGKAVNLDIVGRIAKSVRPKIELGGGIRDEGTIKRAIDAGVAKVVIGTKALDQKFLNSVAKVFGKNIVAGIDARDGLVYTKGWVFKTEVTAVELAKRIGSAGIDTINYTDISKDGMLEGPNIDSLRELISATGLNIVAAGGVSSIGDIIKLKALESEGLKGVIVGKALYEGKLDLAEAIKICLRKE; encoded by the coding sequence ATGATAGTTATACCGGCTATAGATATAAAAGGCGGCAAGGTCGTGAGGCTCAGCCAGGGTGAGTTTTCCCGGCAGACGACTTATTCCGATTCTCCTCTTGAGATGGCCAGAAAATGGGAATCGTTCGGCGTCGAGATGATACATATAGTTGACCTTGACGGCGCGCTGGAAGGCAAAGCCGTAAATCTCGACATAGTGGGAAGAATAGCCAAAAGCGTCAGGCCGAAGATAGAGCTGGGCGGCGGAATAAGAGATGAAGGGACTATAAAAAGAGCTATTGATGCGGGCGTCGCAAAAGTTGTTATAGGCACAAAGGCGCTCGACCAGAAATTTCTCAATTCAGTTGCTAAGGTTTTCGGAAAAAATATAGTGGCCGGCATAGATGCCCGCGACGGGCTGGTCTACACAAAGGGCTGGGTGTTTAAAACTGAGGTAACGGCGGTGGAGCTTGCCAAAAGAATAGGTTCTGCCGGTATCGATACGATAAATTATACCGATATTTCGAAGGATGGAATGCTCGAAGGGCCGAACATCGACAGCCTGAGAGAGCTTATCAGTGCGACCGGGCTGAATATAGTGGCGGCGGGCGGCGTATCGAGTATCGGGGATATAATAAAATTAAAGGCCCTTGAAAGCGAAGGATTAAAGGGTGTCATAGTCGGTAAGGCTCTCTACGAAGGAAAGCTGGATCTGGCTGAGGCGATAAAAATATGCTTACGAAAAGAATAA
- the hisH gene encoding imidazole glycerol phosphate synthase subunit HisH: protein MIAVIDYGMGNLRSVEKALELVGAKVKVTSNPADLARCDKLVFPGVGAFGDAMRELKSLRLVDPIKDAIKSGKLFLGLCLGMQLLFDDSDEAPGVKGLSVLKGGVKRFRFVKSGLKVPHMGWNSIQGTGFRVRGTGQRGQGAEILRGVPEGSYMYFVHSYYVKPKDRDVVLTTTDYGIDFVSGVCKDNIYGFQFHPEKSQDVGIKILENFVKLK from the coding sequence ATGATAGCGGTTATTGATTACGGGATGGGCAATCTTCGAAGCGTTGAGAAGGCCCTTGAGCTGGTGGGGGCGAAGGTTAAGGTCACCTCTAATCCGGCCGATCTTGCCAGATGCGATAAGCTGGTATTTCCGGGTGTAGGAGCATTCGGCGACGCCATGAGAGAGCTGAAAAGCTTGCGCCTTGTGGATCCGATAAAGGATGCCATAAAGAGCGGCAAGCTGTTTCTCGGATTGTGCCTCGGGATGCAATTATTATTCGATGATAGCGATGAAGCCCCCGGAGTTAAGGGACTATCTGTATTAAAGGGCGGAGTCAAGAGGTTCAGATTCGTGAAATCCGGACTTAAGGTCCCGCATATGGGATGGAACAGTATTCAGGGGACAGGGTTCAGGGTACGGGGTACAGGGCAAAGGGGACAGGGCGCAGAGATACTGCGAGGAGTGCCCGAGGGATCCTATATGTACTTTGTTCACTCATATTACGTGAAGCCGAAAGATAGGGATGTGGTTTTAACCACTACCGATTATGGAATAGACTTTGTATCGGGTGTGTGTAAGGATAATATTTATGGGTTCCAATTTCACCCCGAGAAGAGCCAGGATGTCGGTATAAAGATCCTGGAGAATTTTGTTAAATTAAAATGA
- the hisB gene encoding imidazoleglycerol-phosphate dehydratase HisB: MAKKIRESLIKRKTTETDISGKLTIDGAGKADIKTGIGFLDHMLTLFTFHGLFDLTLKVKGDLKVDIHHTNEDAAICLGKAFKQALGDCKGIKRYGSKEIPMDMAAAKVTVDIGGRYAFAWRMPSYSGTLPAPENYSIEDGKDFLDTFAKNAAINMHVDVYAGEDVHHVLEAIFKALGIALDEAAQIDVRRKGVPSTKGTID; encoded by the coding sequence ATGGCGAAGAAGATACGCGAGAGCCTGATAAAGCGCAAGACCACGGAAACCGATATAAGCGGAAAGCTGACGATAGACGGAGCAGGCAAGGCCGATATAAAGACCGGCATAGGTTTCCTCGACCATATGCTTACTTTATTTACTTTTCATGGGCTATTTGATCTCACGCTAAAGGTGAAGGGCGATCTAAAGGTGGATATACATCATACGAATGAAGACGCGGCGATATGTCTCGGCAAAGCCTTCAAGCAGGCGCTCGGTGACTGCAAGGGCATAAAGAGATACGGCTCAAAAGAGATCCCTATGGATATGGCGGCGGCCAAGGTAACAGTCGATATAGGCGGACGCTATGCGTTTGCGTGGAGGATGCCGAGTTATAGCGGCACGCTGCCGGCTCCTGAAAATTACTCGATCGAAGACGGCAAAGATTTTCTCGATACATTTGCTAAGAACGCGGCGATCAATATGCACGTTGACGTTTACGCCGGCGAGGATGTGCACCATGTGCTTGAGGCGATATTCAAGGCGCTCGGCATCGCGCTGGATGAGGCCGCACAGATCGATGTTCGCAGAAAAGGCGTTCCTTCAACAAAGGGAACGATAGACTAA
- a CDS encoding phosphatidylglycerophosphatase A, whose translation MRKKVELITSFFYLGHSPFMPGTMGSLGGLIVYFLVRNNDILYAFSILFLFTLGVLFAGEAEKVYKRKDPSMIVIDEACGMLLALFLVPFNLYSVILGFFIFRIFDILKPPPARRIEKLAGSLGIMFDDIIAALYTNIILQIVFRNFSMN comes from the coding sequence ATGCGAAAGAAAGTTGAGCTCATAACGAGTTTCTTCTATCTCGGCCATTCACCGTTCATGCCGGGCACGATGGGTTCGCTTGGCGGACTCATAGTATATTTTCTTGTGCGTAATAATGATATCTTATATGCCTTTTCAATCCTATTCTTATTTACGCTCGGAGTCCTATTCGCCGGCGAGGCGGAAAAAGTATATAAGAGGAAGGACCCGTCAATGATAGTTATAGATGAGGCATGCGGAATGCTTCTGGCGTTATTCTTAGTGCCGTTTAATCTATATTCCGTTATTCTTGGATTCTTCATCTTTCGTATATTTGACATATTGAAGCCGCCGCCTGCCAGAAGGATTGAGAAGCTGGCAGGTTCTCTCGGAATAATGTTTGATGATATAATAGCCGCGCTATATACCAACATAATCCTACAGATAGTCTTCAGAAATTTCAGCATGAATTAA
- the recA gene encoding recombinase RecA, whose amino-acid sequence MTQVQKTKALDLALEHIEKQFGKGSIMKLGQDFKLDVPAIPTGSVALDIALGVGGVPRGRVIEIFGPESSGKTTLTLSIIGNAQAKGGTAAFIDAEHAFDPAYAKTLGVNLDNLLMSQPDTGEQALDIAETLVKSNALDVIVIDSVAALVPRAEIDGEMGQSHMGLQARLMSHALRKLSGSIAKSKTCVIFINQIREKIGVMFGNPETTPGGRALKFYASVRIDLRRIASLKKDEVAVGNRVRASVVKNKVAPPFRKAEFDIMFDEGISKSGSVLDIGEALGVLKKSGAWLIYGEEKLGQGKENARVYLKENPAVLAKIEKEIVAKSIK is encoded by the coding sequence ATTACTCAGGTGCAGAAGACAAAGGCCCTTGATCTTGCGCTGGAGCATATCGAAAAGCAGTTCGGCAAAGGCTCTATAATGAAGCTCGGCCAGGACTTTAAGCTGGATGTGCCGGCTATCCCCACAGGGTCGGTGGCGCTTGATATAGCGCTGGGTGTGGGCGGCGTGCCTAGGGGAAGGGTTATTGAGATATTTGGCCCCGAGTCCAGCGGAAAGACCACGCTTACCCTGAGCATCATAGGTAACGCCCAGGCTAAAGGTGGTACCGCCGCATTCATCGACGCGGAACATGCGTTCGATCCGGCTTACGCGAAGACGCTCGGTGTGAACCTTGATAACCTGCTGATGTCTCAGCCTGACACAGGCGAACAGGCGCTCGATATAGCGGAGACGCTGGTTAAGTCCAATGCTCTCGATGTTATCGTGATAGACTCGGTAGCGGCGCTCGTTCCCAGGGCTGAGATCGACGGAGAGATGGGGCAATCCCATATGGGCTTACAGGCCCGTCTTATGAGCCATGCCCTGAGAAAACTCTCAGGATCAATAGCCAAGTCTAAGACCTGTGTGATATTCATTAACCAGATACGCGAGAAGATCGGTGTGATGTTCGGGAACCCCGAAACGACTCCGGGAGGCAGAGCGCTGAAGTTTTACGCTTCCGTGAGGATCGATCTGCGCCGCATAGCATCGCTTAAAAAAGACGAAGTGGCTGTAGGTAACCGCGTAAGGGCATCGGTCGTTAAGAATAAGGTGGCGCCGCCATTCAGGAAAGCGGAATTCGATATAATGTTCGACGAAGGGATCTCGAAGTCAGGCAGTGTCCTCGACATCGGCGAGGCGCTTGGTGTGCTGAAGAAGAGCGGTGCATGGCTTATCTACGGCGAGGAGAAGCTCGGCCAGGGCAAGGAGAACGCCAGGGTTTATCTTAAAGAAAACCCTGCGGTGCTCGCGAAGATAGAAAAAGAGATCGTAGCGAAGTCGATCAAATAA
- the alaS gene encoding alanine--tRNA ligase, producing the protein MKTDDIRRSYLEFFKVKGHQVVASDSLVPKDDPTLLFTGAGMNQFKEKFLGRNVTYRRAVSSQKCLRTGDLYNVGRTSGHHTFFEMLGNFSFGDYFKKEAIAWAWEFFTVALKIPKDALWVSVYKDDEEAYNIWKEDIKVPPARIIKLGEKDNFWPSEAPSKGPNGPCGPCSEIFYDYSADIGCGKKSCTPACDCGRFVEVWNLVFTQFDRQPDGSLKALPNKNIDTGMGLERIASVMQGVKTNFEIDIFKPITGEIRNHAGKEQKEGIGNQKVNAIADHIRAVTFCIADGVMPSNEERGYVVRKLIRRAMSHCQDIGVKTPFLYKLVMTVADVMYDAYPEVKARRDDIAQVVKKEEEAFLYVISNQLPRVDEAFAGMKNSKDALKLAQAAFDFYDTYGMPYEMLEETAKKHGLDIDKGIFEKLLDKQRELSRSRTKLKGEIFTETFAKKVEALGLKTEFLGYEEAISNAKVLKVLDGGEVILDRTPFYGESGGQAGDWGKIETPSGTMEVEDAKKIGLAIVHIGKMLKGVIKPGETARAAIDETVRRKVMANHTATHLLQAALRKALGEHVHQTGSLVDSDHLRFDFAHMKKMDERELTRVEELVNDNINNAISVKKDIKDIEEARREGATALFGEKYDKTVRVITIGNVSKELCGGTHVDNTKDIGKFKITSESSIASGVRRIEALTGEAASKWLEKREKARADKLKLEAGKEELKKLALKKLEEEIRKIDLFISRARMAGDSKVITENIDGMSIEGLRALADNIRSRALSAAVVLSARGEEKVSFVISVTDDLVKRGVSASAFAKEIAKSIEGSGGGKDGFAQGGGKVSGKLDEAIDKAFNRIKEILK; encoded by the coding sequence ATGAAAACGGATGATATAAGACGATCGTATCTTGAGTTTTTCAAGGTAAAAGGCCATCAGGTCGTGGCCAGCGATTCACTCGTCCCTAAAGACGACCCGACACTTCTTTTTACGGGCGCGGGGATGAACCAGTTCAAGGAGAAGTTTCTGGGGCGCAACGTCACTTACAGACGCGCGGTCTCATCCCAGAAGTGCCTGAGGACAGGGGACCTCTATAATGTTGGTAGGACGAGCGGCCATCATACGTTCTTTGAGATGCTCGGCAACTTCTCATTTGGTGATTATTTTAAGAAGGAGGCGATCGCCTGGGCCTGGGAGTTTTTTACTGTCGCATTGAAGATACCGAAGGATGCATTGTGGGTATCGGTCTACAAGGACGATGAAGAGGCATATAATATCTGGAAAGAGGATATAAAGGTTCCGCCTGCTAGGATAATAAAGCTCGGTGAGAAAGATAATTTCTGGCCCTCGGAAGCGCCGTCGAAGGGGCCGAACGGCCCATGTGGACCATGCTCGGAGATATTTTACGATTATAGCGCCGATATCGGATGCGGGAAAAAGAGCTGCACTCCGGCCTGTGACTGCGGACGGTTTGTCGAGGTCTGGAATCTGGTCTTTACCCAGTTCGATAGGCAACCGGACGGCAGCCTAAAGGCCCTTCCCAACAAGAATATCGATACCGGCATGGGCCTTGAGAGAATAGCTTCGGTAATGCAGGGGGTCAAGACAAATTTTGAGATAGATATATTTAAGCCTATAACCGGCGAGATCAGAAACCATGCAGGCAAAGAGCAGAAGGAAGGAATCGGAAACCAGAAAGTCAACGCGATAGCCGATCACATTCGCGCTGTTACATTCTGCATCGCTGACGGCGTCATGCCGTCTAATGAGGAACGCGGCTATGTTGTGCGCAAGCTGATAAGGCGCGCCATGTCGCACTGTCAGGACATAGGCGTGAAGACGCCGTTTCTTTATAAACTGGTCATGACTGTAGCAGATGTGATGTATGACGCCTATCCTGAAGTGAAGGCGCGCCGCGACGATATAGCCCAGGTGGTGAAGAAAGAGGAAGAAGCGTTTCTCTACGTCATATCGAACCAGCTTCCAAGAGTAGACGAAGCATTTGCAGGTATGAAGAATTCGAAAGACGCGCTTAAGCTTGCGCAAGCGGCCTTTGACTTTTATGACACATACGGCATGCCCTATGAGATGCTCGAAGAGACGGCGAAAAAACATGGTCTCGATATAGATAAGGGCATATTCGAAAAACTGCTGGATAAGCAGAGAGAATTATCGCGTTCCAGGACTAAGCTGAAGGGCGAGATATTCACCGAGACATTTGCAAAGAAGGTGGAGGCTCTGGGGCTGAAGACAGAGTTCCTGGGTTACGAAGAGGCCATTTCGAATGCAAAGGTTCTAAAAGTGCTGGATGGCGGAGAAGTGATACTGGATAGGACCCCATTCTATGGTGAGTCGGGCGGACAGGCTGGTGATTGGGGCAAGATCGAGACGCCGTCAGGAACCATGGAGGTCGAGGACGCGAAGAAGATAGGTCTGGCGATAGTCCATATAGGCAAGATGCTTAAAGGCGTGATAAAGCCCGGCGAAACCGCGAGAGCGGCGATCGATGAAACCGTAAGGCGTAAAGTGATGGCGAATCACACGGCCACGCATCTTCTGCAGGCGGCTTTACGAAAGGCGCTGGGGGAGCATGTACACCAGACGGGTTCTCTCGTCGACAGCGACCACCTCAGATTTGATTTCGCGCACATGAAGAAGATGGATGAGAGGGAGCTCACCCGGGTCGAGGAGTTGGTCAATGATAATATAAATAATGCTATCTCGGTCAAAAAAGATATTAAGGATATCGAGGAGGCCAGGCGCGAAGGCGCTACTGCGCTATTCGGAGAAAAATACGATAAGACGGTGCGTGTCATTACGATCGGCAACGTGTCTAAAGAGCTTTGCGGCGGCACACATGTTGACAATACAAAAGATATAGGTAAATTCAAAATAACCAGCGAAAGCTCTATCGCTTCCGGCGTGCGCCGCATAGAAGCGCTTACCGGCGAGGCGGCTTCGAAATGGCTGGAGAAAAGAGAGAAGGCAAGAGCCGATAAACTAAAGTTGGAAGCCGGAAAAGAGGAGCTGAAAAAACTTGCCCTAAAGAAACTGGAGGAAGAGATACGTAAGATAGATCTCTTTATCTCCCGCGCGAGAATGGCCGGAGATTCCAAAGTCATAACGGAGAATATCGACGGCATGTCCATAGAAGGCTTGAGGGCATTGGCCGATAATATAAGATCGAGAGCTCTCTCGGCGGCAGTCGTATTGTCCGCCAGAGGCGAAGAGAAGGTTTCGTTCGTGATATCCGTTACGGATGACCTTGTGAAACGGGGAGTTAGCGCGAGCGCTTTTGCCAAAGAGATCGCAAAATCGATAGAAGGATCGGGCGGAGGCAAGGATGGTTTCGCGCAAGGAGGAGGAAAAGTATCCGGAAAGCTGGATGAGGCTATCGATAAGGCCTTTAACAGAATCAAGGAGATTCTAAAATGA